One part of the Megachile rotundata isolate GNS110a chromosome 16, iyMegRotu1, whole genome shotgun sequence genome encodes these proteins:
- the LOC100882877 gene encoding pancreatic triacylglycerol lipase — protein MFVNETMLILAYTANMMATLPEKVGSQAIDTNIEKQNVTTTTLSPEEKENQFDLQDQWYMWRCFEPYGCFYIGAPWSGENRPVSTFPARPDSINPRYVLYTRGHTEPQELKIDKYETIQQSPFRKKANLYLIIHGFLDNGDKTWVMRTMKELLLREDCNVVVVNWIGGAGPPYTQAVANTRLVGAMTARLAYQLIEVGRIDPAKMHCIGHSLGAHTCGYVGYTLRQRYDYKLGRITGLDPAEPHFSNTSTMVRLDPTDATFVTAIHTDCNPFISGGLGITQPVAHIDFYPNGGRNQPGCNEGVLNSITLERGSFFRGIKRFLGCNHIRSYEYFIESINTNCPFLAVPCSSWDKFEEGSCFDCVNQYCPRFGLDAQPGNYHASVYLLTGSSKPFCKGHYKVTINISKTDESVNHGGEVGTFVIRIFGEKDKKSERIHLSPHSKYYEPGSTHTVVLAGDVVGKPEAIEISWEYQASVFNPLTWRLLHTPRVYIDSLTIYSLESSHGITVCPDATKTLIANEPKILTMKNCRNAESNLVSA, from the exons ATGTTTGTCAACGAGACAATGCTAATACTTGCGTACACCGCAAATATGATGGCGACGCTACCCGAGAAAGTTGGGTCTCAAGCTATTGATACCAATATTGAGAAACAAAACGTGACTACCACCACGTTGTCGCCGGAGGAGAAGGAAAATCAGTTCGATTTGCAAGATC AATGGTACATGTGGCGATGTTTCGAACCGTACGGTTGCTTCTACATCGGTGCGCCATGGTCAGGAGAAAATAGACCCGTGTCCACGTTTCCGGCACGACCGGATTCCATAAATCCTCGATACGTGCTTTACACACGCGGTCACACGGAACCTCAAGAATTGAAGATCGATAAATACGAAACTATCCAGCAGTCGCCATTCCGGAAGAAGGCTAATCTGTATCTCATCATTCATGGCTTCCTTGACAATGGCGATAAAACTTGGGTGATG AGAACAATGAAAGAGCTGCTCTTACGAGAAGACTGCAACGTGGTGGTCGTAAATTGGATCGGTGGAGCAGGTCCACCGTACACGCAGGCTGTCGCCAACACCAGACTCGTTGGCGCCATGACAGCACGTTTAGCTTATCAATTAATAGAAGTCGGAAGAATTGATCCAGCAAAGATGCACTGTATAGGACACAGCCTTGGTGCCCACACCTGTGGATACGTTGGATACACGTTGAGGCAGAGATATGATTATAAGCTTGGGCGTATCACTG GCCTCGATCCTGCCGAGCCTCATTTCAGCAACACTTCCACCATGGTCCGACTCGATCCAACGGACGCAACGTTCGTCACGGCGATTCACACCGATTGCAATCCTTTTATCAGCGGTGGCCTCGGTATCACACAACCTGTCGCGCATATCGATTTCTATCCAAACGGCGGCCGCAATCAGCCCGGTTGCAACGAGGGTGTTCTCAATTCCATCACCTTGGAACGTGGGAGTTTCTTTCGTG GAATCAAAAGGTTCCTCGGATGCAACCACATACGCAGCTACGAGTACTTCATAGAAAGTATCAACACGAATTGTCCTTTCCTGGCGGTTCCATGCTCCTCGTGGGATAAATTTGAGGAAGGAAGCTGTTTCGATTGCGTGAATCAGTATTGTCCCAGATTTGGATTGGACGCTCAGCCTGGGAACTATCATGCTTCCGTCTACTTGCTTACTGGATCATCCAAACCATTCTGCA AGGGCCACTACAAGGTGACAATCAACATATCAAAGACAGACGAGAGCGTAAATCACGGTGGAGAGGTAGGCACCTTCGTGATCCGCATCTTCGGCGAAAAGGATAAGAAGTCCGAAAGAATCCATCTGAGTCCGCACTCGAAGTACTATGAACCCGGGAGCACCCACACGGTGGTACTAGCCGGTGACGTTGTTGGTAAACCAGAAGCTATCGAGATCTCCTGGGAGTACCAGGCTTCCGTTTTCAATCCCCTCACTTGGAGACTGCTGCACACTCCTCGGGTCTACATTGACTCGTTGACTATTTACAGTTTGGAGTCCTCTCATGG aataaCTGTGTGTCCTGACGCAACGAAAACGCTGATCGCCAACGAGCCAAAGATTTTGACCATGAAGAACTGTCGGAACGCTGAATCTAACCTGGTCTCTGCTTAA